In the genome of Fluviispira vulneris, one region contains:
- a CDS encoding sugar dehydrogenase complex small subunit — protein MVTKIVNRDLSRRKFFLIGGIAASALFINKIAWAESQFTLSQPKDYGQKRAHLSDTEFLLLSKLLMHEDSLDIEMSKKIYLFLKKYKAEIYLLYEYIRSHSPLDNQSFKKYLLSNKKILMTYSNIMKAWYSGVLKIGKSAMRFTYFDSYMFRLMAGLAPTPGICGGQTNYWSEKPNV, from the coding sequence ATGGTTACTAAAATAGTCAACAGGGATTTGAGTCGACGCAAATTTTTTCTCATCGGTGGTATAGCAGCAAGCGCTCTCTTCATAAATAAAATTGCCTGGGCAGAATCACAGTTTACATTAAGTCAACCAAAAGATTATGGGCAAAAACGAGCACATTTAAGTGATACTGAGTTTTTGCTTTTGTCAAAACTTCTCATGCATGAAGACTCTTTAGATATTGAAATGTCTAAAAAAATATATTTATTTTTAAAAAAATACAAGGCAGAAATATATTTACTTTATGAATATATACGCAGTCATTCACCTTTAGATAATCAATCTTTTAAAAAATATTTATTAAGTAATAAAAAAATACTGATGACTTACTCAAATATTATGAAAGCTTGGTATTCAGGTGTTCTTAAAATTGGTAAATCTGCTATGCGTTTTACTTATTTTGATTCTTATATGTTTCGTTTGATGGCAGGCCTTGCTCCGACTCCAGGTATCTGTGGTGGTCAAACAAATTACTGGTCTGAAAAACCTAATGTTTAA
- a CDS encoding adenine phosphoribosyltransferase: protein MSIQNELLSIIQDVPNFPKEGILFKDINPLLRDPIAMKKVIAEMMGFARELQVQNIVGIESRGFFFGLPLALEMNLPFVAARKKGKLPGIVVNESYNLEYGTDSIEIQKSALKIGERYLIVDDVIATGGTAKACSNIIEKSGAQVVGFSFLIELAFLRGRDLLQNGFSKFPIQSLINIK, encoded by the coding sequence ATGAGTATTCAAAATGAGCTTCTTTCAATTATTCAAGACGTACCTAATTTTCCAAAAGAAGGTATATTATTTAAAGATATAAATCCTTTGTTAAGAGATCCTATTGCAATGAAAAAGGTCATTGCAGAAATGATGGGATTTGCGCGTGAATTACAGGTGCAAAATATAGTCGGAATTGAAAGTCGAGGTTTTTTCTTTGGTTTGCCTCTTGCTTTGGAAATGAATCTTCCTTTTGTTGCAGCGCGAAAAAAAGGAAAATTGCCAGGTATTGTGGTCAATGAATCTTATAATTTAGAATATGGTACCGATTCGATTGAAATTCAAAAGAGTGCATTAAAAATAGGTGAACGATATTTGATTGTGGATGATGTGATAGCAACAGGCGGAACCGCTAAAGCTTGTAGCAATATTATTGAAAAAAGTGGTGCTCAAGTTGTAGGTTTTTCCTTTTTGATCGAACTTGCTTTTTTGCGTGGAAGGGATCTCTTACAAAACGGATTTTCCAAATTTCCAATCCAGTCGCTTATAAATATAAAGTAA
- a CDS encoding substrate-binding periplasmic protein, whose product MRIILIIFLLLYNQISSSEEKKTLRIGFFNNRPFTYLDGKTGKETGIIIDLLRKKILKFDKYNLSFQQYPLSRVLKEVSLGNLDIVAILGKNPEREKLIDFSINPIYTTDNYAMVLKTSKLNNITSVADLKDETIGIVQNSAYCEFITTNKKLLRIDETANENFIPILVNKLIHKRITVAYAFLPEALYFEAKSMGFISSIKMVKVPSKKVSVYMAFAKNFNKKMKYEIEENLRKYHIEQVEMN is encoded by the coding sequence ATGCGTATAATTTTAATTATTTTCTTACTTTTATATAATCAAATATCTTCATCAGAAGAAAAAAAGACATTGAGGATTGGTTTTTTTAATAATAGACCTTTTACTTATTTAGACGGAAAAACCGGAAAAGAAACTGGCATTATAATAGATCTTTTAAGAAAAAAAATACTTAAATTCGATAAATATAATTTGAGTTTTCAACAATATCCACTTTCGCGTGTGTTAAAAGAAGTGAGTTTAGGAAATTTAGATATTGTGGCAATTTTAGGAAAAAATCCAGAAAGAGAAAAATTAATCGATTTTAGTATAAATCCTATTTACACAACTGATAATTATGCAATGGTTTTAAAAACTTCAAAATTAAATAATATAACTTCAGTAGCAGATTTAAAAGATGAAACTATTGGTATTGTCCAAAATAGTGCTTACTGTGAATTTATTACAACAAATAAAAAATTATTGAGGATAGACGAAACCGCTAATGAAAATTTCATTCCAATCCTTGTCAATAAGCTAATCCACAAAAGGATCACTGTCGCTTATGCTTTTTTACCTGAAGCCCTTTATTTTGAAGCAAAGAGTATGGGTTTTATTTCATCAATAAAGATGGTAAAAGTACCGAGTAAAAAAGTAAGCGTGTATATGGCTTTTGCAAAAAATTTTAATAAGAAAATGAAATATGAGATTGAAGAAAATTTAAGGAAATACCATATAGAGCAGGTTGAGATGAATTGA
- a CDS encoding 3-deoxy-7-phosphoheptulonate synthase, whose protein sequence is MQSAQLQSKYDSTWHPNSWKSYETVQQPIYENKILLEQCLLNLKSSVNLVTEEEINSIQYYIQEAAKGNVFILQAGDCAETFLDCNKFNVKTRVQHLQNLAENLKNIIDKPIVIIGRIAGQYAKPRSHSFETINNISLPCYRGDIINGFDFNLDARKADPLRLIRAYECSRSTFSWIKDHLKLNLEYKNASFFCSHEALHLDYESALTRCSPKSGKWFNYGTHFLWLGERTKNIHGAHVEYLRGISNPIGIKVGPHTSPHELVSLVKILNPENQLGRITLITRFGANVAHSILPSLLDKIKYAHLSVSWSCDPMHGNAEKTQHDIKTRYFKKIWQELNETIGIHKKYGSILTGAHFEISPINVTECVGGTANITEEQLKTNYLTFCDPRLNREQSIEIINKLGQHLLLP, encoded by the coding sequence ATGCAATCTGCGCAATTACAAAGCAAATACGATTCTACATGGCACCCCAATAGTTGGAAAAGTTATGAAACAGTTCAACAACCCATCTATGAAAACAAAATTCTTTTAGAGCAGTGCCTCTTAAATTTAAAAAGCAGTGTGAATTTAGTTACTGAAGAAGAAATAAATTCTATTCAATATTATATTCAAGAAGCAGCTAAAGGAAATGTATTTATTTTACAAGCTGGAGATTGCGCAGAAACATTTTTAGATTGCAATAAGTTTAATGTGAAAACCCGAGTTCAACATTTACAAAACTTAGCTGAAAATTTAAAAAACATTATAGATAAACCTATCGTTATTATAGGAAGAATAGCTGGTCAATACGCTAAGCCCCGATCACATTCTTTTGAAACAATTAATAATATTTCTCTTCCTTGTTATAGAGGCGATATTATAAATGGTTTCGACTTTAATTTAGATGCAAGAAAAGCCGATCCATTGCGCTTGATCCGGGCATATGAGTGTTCAAGATCAACATTTTCCTGGATTAAAGATCATTTAAAATTAAATTTAGAGTATAAAAATGCTTCATTTTTCTGCTCTCATGAAGCATTGCACCTAGATTATGAATCAGCATTGACCCGTTGTTCTCCAAAATCAGGAAAGTGGTTTAATTATGGAACACATTTTCTTTGGCTTGGTGAAAGAACTAAAAATATTCATGGAGCGCATGTTGAATATCTAAGAGGAATTTCAAATCCAATCGGAATTAAAGTGGGGCCTCATACATCCCCACATGAACTTGTTTCTTTAGTTAAAATATTAAATCCAGAAAATCAGTTGGGACGCATAACTTTGATAACTCGATTTGGTGCAAATGTAGCGCATAGTATATTGCCTTCACTCCTTGATAAAATTAAATACGCTCATTTATCGGTTTCTTGGAGTTGTGATCCTATGCACGGCAATGCCGAAAAAACTCAGCATGATATAAAAACAAGATATTTTAAAAAAATATGGCAAGAACTCAATGAAACTATTGGTATTCATAAAAAATATGGATCCATTTTAACGGGTGCCCATTTCGAAATTTCTCCGATCAACGTTACTGAATGTGTTGGTGGAACGGCAAACATCACTGAAGAGCAGCTGAAAACCAATTATTTGACATTTTGTGACCCAAGGCTTAACCGAGAACAAAGCATTGAAATAATTAATAAACTTGGTCAGCATTTGTTGCTACCCTAG
- the prfB gene encoding peptide chain release factor 2 (programmed frameshift), translated as MSELQRSSLEEIREKFEPIRRYLDTPLKRKRVLEIESESNTDIHFWNDRKKSSALLKEKKNIEDGILSCESLLKKFEDILVAIEFGEEGDEQSIKEADTGIEELAKEVQILETRRLLSGETDRNSAIVTINAGAGGTEACDWAMMIMRMILRFADRKGFKAEVVDELEGDGAGIKNATITLDGEYVYGLLKSENGVHRLVRISPYDSNARRHTSFCSVFVSPVIDDDINVELKESDLKIDTYRAGGAGGQHVNRTDSAVRMTHLPTGIVVQSQQQRSQIQNRETCIKLLKAKLYELELNKRQAESKAIEDAKMENAFGSQIRSYVLHPYKLVKDVRTLAQSSDPSVVLDGDIEEFCVEYLRQLAAGQFKGKGGGNDDFDS; from the exons ATGAGTGAACTTCAACGGTCTTCACTTGAAGAAATTCGAGAAAAATTTGAACCTATTCGGAGGTATCTT GACACTCCATTAAAACGCAAAAGGGTTCTTGAAATCGAGTCAGAAAGCAATACAGATATTCATTTTTGGAACGATAGAAAAAAATCTTCAGCCTTATTAAAAGAAAAAAAGAATATTGAAGATGGGATCTTATCTTGTGAATCACTTCTCAAAAAGTTTGAAGATATTCTTGTTGCGATCGAGTTTGGTGAAGAAGGTGACGAACAATCAATCAAAGAAGCTGATACAGGGATTGAAGAACTTGCTAAAGAAGTGCAAATCTTAGAAACGAGAAGACTTCTTTCAGGTGAAACAGATAGAAATAGTGCAATTGTGACAATCAATGCAGGGGCCGGTGGAACAGAAGCCTGTGACTGGGCAATGATGATTATGCGCATGATCTTACGTTTTGCAGATAGAAAAGGATTTAAAGCTGAAGTTGTTGATGAGCTGGAAGGTGATGGCGCAGGTATTAAAAATGCTACTATCACTCTTGATGGCGAATATGTTTACGGGCTATTAAAATCAGAAAATGGTGTCCATAGACTTGTACGAATTTCTCCTTATGATTCAAATGCACGAAGACATACGTCATTTTGCTCTGTTTTTGTAAGTCCTGTTATAGACGATGACATCAATGTTGAATTAAAAGAAAGTGATTTAAAAATTGATACATATCGTGCTGGTGGGGCAGGAGGTCAGCACGTGAATCGTACAGATTCAGCTGTGCGTATGACCCACTTGCCAACAGGAATTGTTGTGCAGAGTCAGCAACAAAGAAGTCAAATTCAAAACCGTGAAACTTGTATAAAGCTTTTAAAAGCGAAACTTTATGAACTTGAACTAAATAAGCGGCAGGCAGAATCTAAAGCAATTGAAGATGCAAAAATGGAAAATGCATTTGGTTCCCAAATTCGTTCCTATGTTTTGCATCCTTATAAACTTGTTAAAGATGTGCGAACTCTCGCACAAAGTAGTGATCCTTCTGTCGTTTTGGATGGAGATATCGAAGAATTTTGTGTTGAATACTTGCGCCAACTGGCAGCAGGGCAATTTAAAGGCAAAGGCGGAGGAAACGATGATTTCGATTCCTAA
- a CDS encoding undecaprenyl-diphosphate phosphatase translates to MSLVCPIPVHDHLIDCGFAELGYFKIIILGIIQGITELLPISSTAHLRVIPAFLGWQDPGTPFTGAVQLASFFAVMIYFRKEIAKIFFGTLLSIKERNFSSPDFRLGMGIIIGTIPVGIMGLLLKSTLNSPNSPLRSLYVIGVACIIMGVLFIVAEKICKHKRDFSKLTFKDCLIVGLAQVAALIPGVSRSGSTITAGLFLGLKRETAAAFSFILGVPVIVGAGFKEIHEMYNAGMIAQGWSVLAVGLITASIAAFLAVFALMKYLERRSTLIFAWYRLFLGFILIVGTYFGLIH, encoded by the coding sequence ATGAGTCTTGTTTGCCCAATTCCAGTACATGATCATTTAATCGATTGTGGCTTTGCAGAGTTAGGATATTTTAAAATAATAATTTTAGGAATTATTCAAGGCATAACTGAACTTTTACCTATAAGTAGCACAGCCCATTTAAGAGTCATTCCAGCATTTTTAGGTTGGCAAGATCCGGGGACTCCTTTTACAGGTGCTGTTCAACTTGCCAGCTTCTTTGCAGTAATGATTTATTTCAGAAAAGAAATTGCAAAAATATTCTTTGGCACCTTATTAAGCATTAAAGAGAGGAATTTTTCATCACCTGATTTTAGATTAGGCATGGGTATCATTATCGGAACGATTCCTGTAGGTATTATGGGGCTTTTATTAAAATCAACTCTTAACTCACCAAATTCTCCATTAAGATCATTATATGTTATTGGAGTCGCATGTATAATTATGGGAGTTTTATTTATTGTTGCAGAAAAAATTTGTAAACATAAAAGAGATTTTAGTAAATTAACTTTTAAAGATTGTTTAATTGTTGGATTGGCTCAAGTTGCAGCACTCATTCCAGGGGTATCTCGATCAGGCTCAACTATCACTGCGGGACTATTCCTCGGATTGAAAAGAGAAACAGCTGCGGCATTTTCTTTTATTTTAGGCGTACCTGTTATAGTTGGAGCTGGGTTTAAAGAAATACATGAAATGTATAATGCAGGAATGATTGCCCAAGGATGGAGTGTTCTTGCAGTCGGCTTAATAACTGCCTCAATAGCTGCATTTTTGGCTGTTTTTGCTTTAATGAAATATCTGGAAAGACGATCAACCCTCATTTTTGCGTGGTATCGATTATTTCTTGGGTTTATTCTTATTGTAGGAACATATTTTGGCTTGATACATTGA
- a CDS encoding GMC family oxidoreductase has product MSIETISADVVVVGSGVAGALAAYELSRKGIKNIIMLEAGPKIARQAIVNNFYKSIDSHNYMEPYPMAMHAPHPNPSHPEGYIIEKGANRYNTQYMRVVGGTTWHWAGCTWRLLPNDFKIKSLYGIGRDWPLEYNELEPFYELMEKELGVSGNDDLGSPRKADYPMKGLAFTYMDSYIEKKLAPKYKVILEPLAKNSIEYDQRPPCCGNNNCMPICPIGAQYSAIVHVEKAEKNGVRLMENSVAYFIETDSNKTVTAVYIKTPNGQKKIVKGKYFVLAANGIETPKLLLLSTSEKNPHGVANRNDLVGRFLMDHPGINRTVTLKEPIYGGRGPVELSAILEYRDGNLRKKMASKKIHFGTQVNFKEISDSLIEQGYSGNELKEKFKYRAIRTFGIGSFHEQLPDFNNRVTVSNKLDAIGIKRPLIHYSIEDYVKKSGEDTIIKMNEIAKMLGAEEITKAKGFDPNNHIMGTTIMGSSDKDSVVNKDCRTHENKNLYIASSSVMPSSACVNPTGTIAALSLRIADTIYRQMSK; this is encoded by the coding sequence ATGAGCATCGAAACTATATCTGCTGATGTTGTTGTTGTTGGTTCAGGAGTGGCTGGAGCGTTGGCAGCCTATGAGCTTTCAAGAAAGGGAATAAAAAATATTATAATGCTTGAAGCTGGTCCAAAAATAGCGCGTCAGGCGATTGTAAATAACTTTTATAAGTCAATCGATTCACACAATTATATGGAACCTTATCCGATGGCTATGCATGCTCCACATCCAAATCCAAGCCATCCAGAAGGTTACATTATTGAAAAAGGAGCAAATAGATACAATACCCAATATATGCGTGTCGTAGGCGGAACAACATGGCATTGGGCAGGCTGTACATGGAGACTCCTACCAAATGACTTCAAAATTAAATCTTTATATGGAATAGGTCGAGATTGGCCATTGGAGTACAATGAACTTGAACCATTTTATGAGTTAATGGAAAAAGAATTGGGAGTTTCTGGTAATGATGATTTAGGCTCACCCCGTAAAGCGGATTATCCAATGAAGGGTCTAGCTTTTACATATATGGATTCTTATATAGAAAAAAAACTTGCACCAAAATATAAAGTCATTTTAGAACCTCTTGCAAAAAATAGCATCGAATATGACCAACGCCCACCTTGCTGTGGCAACAATAATTGTATGCCAATTTGCCCAATCGGTGCGCAGTATAGTGCAATTGTTCATGTAGAAAAAGCTGAAAAAAATGGTGTAAGACTTATGGAAAACTCTGTCGCATATTTTATCGAGACAGATAGTAACAAAACAGTAACAGCTGTCTATATTAAAACACCAAATGGACAAAAGAAAATAGTAAAAGGGAAATATTTCGTTTTGGCAGCAAATGGTATAGAAACCCCAAAATTATTGTTACTTTCTACTTCTGAAAAAAATCCTCACGGTGTTGCCAATAGAAATGATCTCGTTGGACGTTTTCTAATGGATCATCCAGGTATAAATAGAACTGTTACTTTAAAAGAACCTATTTATGGTGGAAGAGGCCCTGTAGAACTATCAGCAATTTTAGAATATAGAGATGGAAACCTGCGAAAAAAAATGGCTTCAAAGAAAATTCATTTTGGCACACAAGTGAATTTTAAAGAAATTTCAGATTCGCTCATTGAGCAGGGTTATTCTGGCAATGAACTCAAAGAAAAATTCAAATATAGAGCAATTCGAACTTTTGGCATAGGAAGTTTTCACGAACAGCTTCCTGATTTTAATAATAGAGTTACAGTGAGTAATAAACTAGATGCAATTGGTATTAAAAGGCCTCTTATTCATTATTCGATAGAGGATTATGTAAAGAAAAGTGGAGAAGATACTATTATTAAAATGAATGAAATTGCGAAAATGCTTGGAGCTGAGGAAATTACAAAAGCCAAAGGCTTTGACCCCAATAATCATATTATGGGGACAACAATAATGGGAAGCTCAGATAAAGATTCTGTCGTCAATAAAGATTGTCGAACTCATGAAAATAAGAATCTGTATATTGCATCGAGCAGTGTCATGCCTTCATCTGCATGTGTTAATCCAACCGGTACTATCGCTGCGTTGAGTTTAAGGATTGCCGATACAATTTATCGGCAAATGTCAAAGTAA
- a CDS encoding GAF domain-containing protein has product MKENIFQNCENLHVNYTNIIQSEGIFLGIDLKNFTILYSSKNFSNIFNYEILGKSIDFLFTQFSIVKITNFVSRIVRKEVKPRIISFLQIKYFNCLYDIPCAIYFSNSVICIEFQSKFDSYKNNFDEIYYEEILQYIKSFTGNVNNLSQTICKYMAEVLNFDRSYLCEFLQDDHGFVRACFQNEELDSLLHHHFPASDLPLIVRSIYIKNKFRLITDIDYIKVPIDGCTDNLDLTHSFFRDIGKSHLTYLKNMGLKSAASFSIVLDGKLYGIFGCHSKYINYTSLDILSKIQVLIDEFSRKILLYKYRKSKKIKNLGNSKINNFIKVYEKSDCNLENIPYDEFEELKDIFEAKNFFYRYNNKFEKNLSVPYEFAEKILSCLSKYVRNNLILIDKIIDLDPTFEQWGKKVASGLIVIKLNEDFSSFIVFLRPEYIQTIKWSGKPNSYILEKDGTLNPRSSFATWYQDTYCRSKPWSSTDYDLGLELQTKLISIRSNYLLKSQLLNRYLSRKILQKDLLISKNHLCLKNCFLNVNSIFTWSQYKYNPWKVNQTNNNAQFQSFILEKEDLKEFLLNLTDKIVNYIRESFFENITINFEISENSLLPISQSITFGLIIQEFIHLSNKHSLVIKENRIISIQWQENSNNTTITLHDNSDFFNQFKNASSDIDLIRFLISQLNGVGSWEKNNGVSLKILLQRKILNAKTNLSLN; this is encoded by the coding sequence ATGAAAGAAAATATATTTCAAAATTGTGAAAATTTGCATGTAAATTATACAAATATAATTCAATCAGAAGGAATTTTTCTTGGGATTGATTTAAAAAATTTTACTATATTATACTCATCCAAGAACTTTTCAAATATTTTTAATTATGAAATACTAGGAAAATCAATTGATTTTCTATTTACACAATTTTCAATTGTGAAAATTACAAATTTTGTCTCACGTATAGTAAGAAAAGAAGTAAAACCAAGAATTATCTCGTTTCTTCAGATAAAATACTTTAATTGCCTATATGATATTCCTTGTGCAATTTATTTCTCAAATTCTGTTATATGTATAGAGTTCCAGAGTAAATTTGATTCTTATAAAAATAATTTTGATGAAATCTATTACGAGGAGATTTTGCAATATATCAAATCATTCACAGGAAATGTAAACAATTTATCTCAAACTATATGCAAATATATGGCAGAAGTATTGAATTTTGATCGTTCATATTTATGTGAATTTTTGCAAGATGATCATGGTTTCGTAAGAGCATGTTTTCAAAATGAAGAGTTAGATTCCTTACTTCATCACCACTTTCCTGCTTCTGATTTACCTTTAATTGTAAGAAGTATTTATATAAAAAATAAGTTCAGATTGATAACAGACATTGATTATATTAAAGTTCCAATAGACGGTTGTACAGACAATCTGGATTTAACTCATTCTTTTTTTAGAGATATTGGAAAAAGTCATTTAACTTATTTAAAAAATATGGGACTTAAATCGGCAGCATCTTTCTCTATCGTTTTAGATGGAAAATTATACGGAATTTTTGGATGTCATTCAAAATATATAAACTACACATCCTTAGATATATTATCAAAAATTCAGGTATTAATAGATGAATTTTCTCGAAAAATATTACTTTATAAATATAGAAAATCAAAAAAAATTAAGAACTTAGGAAATTCAAAAATAAATAATTTTATTAAAGTATATGAAAAATCTGATTGCAATCTCGAAAACATTCCTTATGATGAATTTGAAGAATTAAAAGATATATTTGAAGCAAAAAATTTCTTTTATAGATATAATAACAAATTTGAAAAAAACTTGTCTGTGCCGTACGAATTTGCAGAAAAAATACTTAGTTGTTTAAGCAAATATGTTCGAAATAATTTAATTTTAATTGATAAAATTATAGATCTAGATCCTACTTTTGAGCAGTGGGGAAAAAAAGTAGCCTCTGGTCTAATTGTAATAAAGTTAAATGAGGACTTTTCATCATTTATTGTTTTTTTACGACCTGAGTACATCCAAACAATAAAATGGAGTGGAAAACCGAATAGTTACATTTTAGAAAAAGATGGAACATTAAATCCAAGAAGCTCCTTTGCCACTTGGTATCAAGATACATATTGTCGATCGAAACCATGGTCTTCTACAGATTATGATTTAGGATTAGAATTGCAGACAAAACTGATATCTATTCGGTCAAACTATCTACTAAAATCACAACTATTAAATAGATACTTAAGTAGAAAAATATTGCAAAAAGATTTACTAATATCTAAAAATCACTTATGTTTAAAAAATTGTTTTTTAAACGTAAACTCAATTTTTACATGGAGTCAATATAAATACAATCCATGGAAAGTAAATCAGACTAACAATAATGCTCAATTTCAAAGCTTTATTTTAGAAAAAGAAGATCTCAAAGAGTTCTTATTAAATTTAACAGACAAAATAGTAAATTATATAAGAGAAAGTTTTTTCGAAAATATTACAATAAATTTTGAAATATCAGAAAATTCATTATTGCCAATAAGTCAAAGCATAACATTCGGCCTTATTATTCAAGAGTTTATTCATTTATCTAATAAGCATTCCCTCGTTATTAAAGAAAATAGAATTATTTCAATTCAATGGCAAGAGAATTCAAATAACACAACTATTACTCTGCATGATAATAGCGATTTTTTTAATCAGTTTAAAAATGCATCTTCAGATATCGACTTAATAAGATTTTTAATTTCTCAGCTGAATGGTGTGGGAAGCTGGGAGAAAAATAATGGTGTTTCTTTAAAAATTCTATTGCAAAGAAAAATCCTAAATGCAAAAACGAATCTTTCCTTAAATTAA